A single Anopheles arabiensis isolate DONGOLA chromosome 2, AaraD3, whole genome shotgun sequence DNA region contains:
- the LOC120894868 gene encoding 39S ribosomal protein L46, mitochondrial encodes MRILAHRSVLVVSRMLSSRAAATQATPVAPQTDQKWDLYAGVLVERLPIVTKTLEPIEAKFKEMLNQIELEKSLKSNHELRKETEKQQLELLKAGKIDLDSEALKQTAQDLEDAYNEEYARFKPAPRVTEADSKNDTRSLDRKLEQTLVLLVEQKLGSKSHYLLPQGLHRKGESLRETAERTLKECCGDKLQVTFYGNAPVGFYKYKYPPSVRNDGAAAVGAKVFFFRSVVKNPSRNVGSDQVKYQWLSQDELQKQLQQPYYQSVSQFLL; translated from the exons ATGCGAATCCTCGCCCACCGTTCCGTGCTGGTCGTGTCGCGAATGCTGTCCTCCAGGGCGGCGGCCACACAGGCCACACCGGTAGCGCCACAAACCGACCAAAAGTGGGACCTGTACGCCGGTGTGCTCGTGGAGCGGCTACCGATCGTTACGAAAACACTCGAACCAATAGAGGCTAAATTTAAG GAAATGCTGAATCAGATCGAGCTAGAGAAAAGTCTGAAATCCAACCACGAGCTGCGGAAAGAGACGGAAAAGCAGCAGCTGGAGCTGCTCAAGGCGGGCAAAATCGATCTCGACTCGGAAGCGCTCAAACAAACGGCACAGGACCTGGAGGACGCTTACAATGAGGAGTACGCCCGGTTTAAGCCGGCGCCACGCGTCACCGAGGCGGACAGCAAGAACGACACCCGATCGCTGGACCGCAAGCTGGAGCAAACGCTCGTCCTGCTGGTGGAGCAGAAGCTGGGCAGCAAAAGCCACTATCTGCTGCCGCAGGGGTTGCACCGGAAGGGCGAATCGCTGCGCGAGACGGCCGAACGCACGCTGAAGGAATGCTGCGGCGACAAGCTGCAGGTCACGTTCTACGGCAACGCCCCGGTCGGTTTCTACAAGTACAAATACCCGCCGAGCGTGCGGAATGACGGGGCGGCGGCGGTCGGCGCGAAAGTGTTTTTCTTCCGCAGCGTGGTTAAAAATCCGAGCCGGAACGTTGGAAGCGACCAGGTGAAGTACCAGTGGCTCAGCCAGGATgagctgcagaagcagctgcagcagccgtACTACCAGAGCGTTTCGCAATTTCTGTTATGA
- the LOC120894874 gene encoding protein sarah isoform X1, protein MLTRIVSGASHRGAEQMAQATGTATGTGTRQQSDGGDELAATTPTDDENLFINPTDGLPNEHPALPSAYDSDSESNAVADDDLLDDLPTSIIVTNIHSEVFADDGLKASLEELFRTFSDNTTFQWLKSFRRLRVNYDSALAAANARIRLHQYPFGKSVINCYLAQPVTPVSNTNLKPPAPVKQFLISPPASPPAGWEPAEEGEPLVNHDLLAALASLTPGESHEIHAQSEHHPGIILHTAAEQLEAAAAAAAAAAGEDETAGGRKSSSMGSSFEDDDPDKENSPVGGGTNVRKARIMQTRCPERKSST, encoded by the exons ATGCTCACTAG GATCGTGAGTGGTGCCTCCCACCGAGGAGCAGAGCAGATGGCACAGGCAACGGGAACggccaccggcaccggcacccGCCAGCAGTCGGACGGAGGGGACGAGCTGGCGGCCACGACGCCCACCGACGACGAGAACCTGTTCATCAACCCGACCGACGGGCTGCCGAACGAGCATCCGGCCCTGCCGAGCGCGTACGACTCGGACAGCGAGTCGAACGCGGTGGCGGACGACGATCTGCTGGACGATCTGCCCACCTCGATCATCGTGACCAACATCCACTCGGAGGTGTTCGCGGACGACGGGCTGAAGGCGAGCCTGGAGGAGCTGTTCCGCACGTTCTCGGACAACACCACCTTCCAGTGGCTGAAGAGCTTCCGGCGGTTGCGCGTCAACTACGACAGCGCGCTGGCGGCGGCCAATGCGCGCATCCGGCTGCACCAGTACCCGTTCGGCAAGTCCGTCATCAACTGCTATCTGGCGCAGCCGGTGACGCCCGTCTCCAACACGAACCTGAAACCGCCCGCCCCGGTCAAGCAGTTCCTCATCTCGCCCCCTGCATCGCCGCCCGCCGGCTGGGAGCCGGCCGAGGAGGGCGAACCGCTCGTGAACCACGATCTGCTGGCGGCGCTGGCCAGCCTGACGCCGGGCGAAAGCCACGAAATACACGCCCAGTCGGAGCATCATCCGGGCATCATACTGCACACCGCGGCCGAGCAGCTGGAGGcagctgcggcggcggcggccgcagcgGCCGGCGAAGACGAAACTGCGGGTGGCCGCAAGTCGTCGAGCATGGGCAGCAGCTTCGAGGATGACGATCCGGACAAGGAGAACTCCCCGGTCGGTGGTGGGACGAACGTGCGCAAGGCGCGCATCATGCAGACGCGCTGTCCCGAGCGCAAAAGCTCCACCTAA
- the LOC120894874 gene encoding protein sarah isoform X2, which translates to MAQATGTATGTGTRQQSDGGDELAATTPTDDENLFINPTDGLPNEHPALPSAYDSDSESNAVADDDLLDDLPTSIIVTNIHSEVFADDGLKASLEELFRTFSDNTTFQWLKSFRRLRVNYDSALAAANARIRLHQYPFGKSVINCYLAQPVTPVSNTNLKPPAPVKQFLISPPASPPAGWEPAEEGEPLVNHDLLAALASLTPGESHEIHAQSEHHPGIILHTAAEQLEAAAAAAAAAAGEDETAGGRKSSSMGSSFEDDDPDKENSPVGGGTNVRKARIMQTRCPERKSST; encoded by the coding sequence ATGGCACAGGCAACGGGAACggccaccggcaccggcacccGCCAGCAGTCGGACGGAGGGGACGAGCTGGCGGCCACGACGCCCACCGACGACGAGAACCTGTTCATCAACCCGACCGACGGGCTGCCGAACGAGCATCCGGCCCTGCCGAGCGCGTACGACTCGGACAGCGAGTCGAACGCGGTGGCGGACGACGATCTGCTGGACGATCTGCCCACCTCGATCATCGTGACCAACATCCACTCGGAGGTGTTCGCGGACGACGGGCTGAAGGCGAGCCTGGAGGAGCTGTTCCGCACGTTCTCGGACAACACCACCTTCCAGTGGCTGAAGAGCTTCCGGCGGTTGCGCGTCAACTACGACAGCGCGCTGGCGGCGGCCAATGCGCGCATCCGGCTGCACCAGTACCCGTTCGGCAAGTCCGTCATCAACTGCTATCTGGCGCAGCCGGTGACGCCCGTCTCCAACACGAACCTGAAACCGCCCGCCCCGGTCAAGCAGTTCCTCATCTCGCCCCCTGCATCGCCGCCCGCCGGCTGGGAGCCGGCCGAGGAGGGCGAACCGCTCGTGAACCACGATCTGCTGGCGGCGCTGGCCAGCCTGACGCCGGGCGAAAGCCACGAAATACACGCCCAGTCGGAGCATCATCCGGGCATCATACTGCACACCGCGGCCGAGCAGCTGGAGGcagctgcggcggcggcggccgcagcgGCCGGCGAAGACGAAACTGCGGGTGGCCGCAAGTCGTCGAGCATGGGCAGCAGCTTCGAGGATGACGATCCGGACAAGGAGAACTCCCCGGTCGGTGGTGGGACGAACGTGCGCAAGGCGCGCATCATGCAGACGCGCTGTCCCGAGCGCAAAAGCTCCACCTAA
- the LOC120894869 gene encoding ragulator complex protein LAMTOR4 homolog, translating into MLDLDRHPLPDQLGYLVLSEDGSVHASGGELENDERSANIISNLLTLTESVDPAVFNARSCRKVSIVFADHSYTICLSNKRIYVVKKRNRPDASATGTLESDGHSILA; encoded by the exons ATGCTGGACCTGGACCGTCATCCGCTGCCGGATCAGCTCGGCTATCTGGTCCTGTCCGAGGATGGGTCCGTACACGCTTCCGGCGGCGAGCTGGAAAACGACGAGCGTAGTGCGAACATTATAAGCAACCTGCTAACGCTCACCGAAAG TGTCGATCCAGCTGTATTCAATGCACGCTCGTGCAGGAAAGTGTCGATCGTGTTCGCCGACCACAGCTACACCATATGCCTTTCGAACAAACGCATTTACGTCGTGAAGAAGCGGAACCGGCCGGACGCCAGCGCTACCGGTACCCTGGAGTCGGACGGGCATTCGATACTGGCCTGA